From a region of the Candida albicans SC5314 chromosome 1, complete sequence genome:
- a CDS encoding uncharacterized protein (Ortholog(s) have role in ER to Golgi vesicle-mediated transport and ER to Golgi transport vesicle, Golgi apparatus, endoplasmic reticulum localization) has translation MSNYLNLAQFSGVTDRFNLERIKSDFSSVQSTISKLRPPQEFFDFRRLSKPANFGEIQQRVGYNLGYFSANYITIVLGLSIYALITNFLLLFVTIFVLGGIYGINKLNGEDLVLPVGRFNTSQLYTGLLIVAVPLGFLASPISTMMWLIGSSGVTVGAHAALMEKPIETVFEEEV, from the exons CCAACTATTTAAATTTAGCA CAATTTAGTGGTGTTACAGATAGATTCAATTTGGAACGAATCAAGTCAGATTTTTCTTCAGTTCAATCAACTATTTCAAAACTAAGACCACCACAAGAGTTTTTCGATTTTAGAAGATTATCTAAACCAGCAAACTTTGGAGAAATTCAACAAAGAGTAGGATACAATTTAGGTTATTTTTCGGCCAATTACATTACAATCGTTTTAGGATTAAGTATCTATGCTTTAATCACAaactttttattattatttgttacTATTTTCGTTCTTGGGGGTATTTATggtattaataaattgaatggtGAAGATTTGGTGTTACCCGTTGGAAGATTTAATACTTCACAATTATACACTGgtttattgattgttgcTGTTCCATTAGGATTTTTGGCTAGTCCTATTTCAACTATGATGTGGTTGATTGGTTCTAGTGGTGTCACTGTTGGTGCCCATGCTGCTTTAATGGAAAAACCAATTGAAACCGTTTTCGAAGAAGAAGTGTAG
- the RPS14B gene encoding 40S ribosomal protein uS11 (Putative ribosomal protein; repressed upon phagocytosis by murine macrophage; transcript positively regulated by Tbf1; Spider biofilm repressed): MSTDRSQVFGVARIFASFNDTFVHVTDLSGKETIARVTGGMKVKADRDESSPYAAMLAAQDVAAKCKEVGITAVHIKLRATGGTKTKTPGPGGQSALRALARSGLRIGRIEDVTPVPSDSTRRKGGRRGRRL, translated from the exons ATGTCCACTG acCGTTCCCAAGTTTTCGGTGTTGCTAGAATTTTTGCTTCATTCAACGATACTTTCGTCCACGTTACTGATTTATCAGGTAAAGAAACCATTGCCAGAGTTACTGGTGGTATGAAAGTCAAAGCTGACAGAGATGAATCATCTCCATACGCTGCTATGTTGGCTGCTCAAGATGTTGCTGCTAAATGTAAAGAAGTTGGTATTACTGCTGTTCACATTAAATTGAGAGCTACTGGTGGtactaaaactaaaaccCCAGGTCCAGGTGGTCAATCCGCTTTAAGAGCTTTAGCCAGATCTGGTTTAAGAATTGGTAGAATTGAAGATGTTACCCCAGTTCCATCTGATTCTACTAGAAGAAAGGGTGGTAGAAGAGGTAGAAGATTATGA
- a CDS encoding 60S ribosomal protein eL39 (Ortholog of S. cerevisiae Rpl39; a component of the 60S ribosomal subunit; Hap43-induced; Spider biofilm repressed), translating to MPSQKSFRTKQKLAKAQKQNRPLPQWIRLRTDNKIRYNAKRRHWRRTKLGI from the exons ATGCCT TCTCAAAAATCATTCAGAACTAAACAAAAGTTAGCTAAGGCTCAAAAGCAAAACAGACCATTGCCACAATGGATCAGATTGAGAACTGACAACAAAATCAGATACAATGCTAAAAGAAGACACTGGAGAAGAACTAAGTTGGGTATCTAA
- the RPS22A gene encoding 40S ribosomal protein uS8 (Predicted ribosomal protein; repressed upon phagocytosis by murine macrophage; Spider biofilm repressed) encodes MTRTSVLADALNAINNAEKTGKRQVLIRPSSKVIIKFLTVMQKHGYIGEFEYIDDHRSGKIVVQLNGRLNKCGVIQPRFNVKINDIERWTDNLLPARQFGYVILTTSAGIMDHEEARRKHVSGKILGFVY; translated from the coding sequence ATGACTAGAACCTCCGTCTTAGCTGATGCTTTAAACGCCATCAACAATGCTGAAAAAACTGGTAAAAGACAAGTCTTAATCAGACCATCCTCCAAAGTCATCATAAAATTCTTGACTGTCATGCAAAAACACGGTTACATTGGTGAATTCGAATACATTGATGATCACAGATCCGGTAAAattgttgttcaattaaatGGTAGATTAAACAAATGTGGTGTCATTCAACCAAGATTCAACGTCAAAATCAACGACATTGAAAGATGGACTGACAACTTGTTGCCAGCTAGACAATTCGGTTACGTTATCTTAACCACTTCTGCTGGTATCATGGACCACGAAGAAGCTAGAAGAAAGCACGTTTCTGGTAAAATCTTAGGTTTCGTTTACTAG
- a CDS encoding uncharacterized protein (Protein of unknown function; Spider biofilm induced): MSRAFVGNFTRHVRTLTSHQLPLRTIRHRSYPSADEADIGKINVALNLLYPGIGDKKYESTTLKVLSRFPKQETLETNQTNNQSYTTLSVRGTKKLRTAYEEYQQALFQFGKPPVPDNWIIEQQQRLSDNKIPKVYIPDSTKFFDDFDFLFPIYSNSELVDLSMIFETSGSEKTDIDPTFNDLIELDKLKSFMKFNPMLLAGDDSSLNTVYQMLFNQSYEGNEISQYLNQLRNLGVSSLAYHQLLYESPIEKFAGRAVIRACGFPRIIKHKDRQRLVELMMDTNSLNVLFQYLGVVTLKNGGLSKKSITSLQNYANREQINETGTKNDEIKFNVCASVQKAALAKRAKHTKIADQTLNSIIRSYSQLNQKKPINIEDFKLNERQKILLGYYIRNDYTVGTKFVGINPVFDKDTKIKIVKLFNNSDIKLPIIENKTKPIESPYQLTTPVINNNLINRILLSDTVWSKLGRSIQDNQYVGGMKYSHFINLAILKHLSKQFRSQQDILREILTSDSFKIYLQDYLEIDNFNKFFGCMSETQKLQWTNDLMLKLIKMIKQLDLVSLESFFQEFKLQTLNYSFANTKVSTTKLDQYLQNVSTKETDREFAQELGLKFLKYSCAKEHMDREMDQFIFLNQLISKSVTKSQLIKIGIIVQGNSLEENERFSKILIDSFDITGITKRISKNIPDELTRKFLRRLPRASLNPKPLKNVYESDIDPSMITLPKINFYHSSKRLHLINYYIFLGFMKTIYNKDHFAKLKSLNERISKNAEIGGAYFGYLMLYKLGTCKYIDICTSKVFKRDVCLVTGLEQPFEGQYGEEYHSLMEYRCRNEYLELVTFAQMFNQYVGLLYFNHKEELHMYIEKVVISLKKIE, from the coding sequence ATGTCTCGAGCATTTGTAGGTAATTTTACACGACATGTCAGAACACTCACAAGCCATCAATTACCATTAAGAACAATTAGACATCGTTCTTATCCATCGGCAGATGAAGCGGATATAGGTAAGATCAATGTTGCTCTAAATCTTTTATACCCAGGAATTGGTGATAAGAAATATGAATCAACAACACTTAAAGTATTACTGAGATTTCCCAAACAAGAGACATTGGaaacaaatcaaaccaACAATCAATCATATACTACATTATCAGTACGTGGGACTAAAAAACTACGAACAGCATATGAGGAATACCAACAGgcattatttcaatttgggAAACCACCCGTTCCTGATAATTGGATAATAGAACAGCAACAAAGGTTGTCTGATAATAAAATCCCAAAAGTGTATATACCTGATTcaaccaaattttttgatgactttgattttttattcCCCATATATTCCAATAGTGAATTAGTAGATTTATCCATGATTTTTGAAACTAGTGGTTCAGAAAAAACTGATATTGATCCAACATTTAAcgatttgattgaattggataaattgaaactgTTTATGAAATTCAACCCTATGTTGTTAGCTGGAGATGACCTGTCGTTAAACACAGTTTATCAAATGTTGTTCAACCAATCATATGAAGGTAACGAAATCAGTCAGTATTTGAACCAACTTAGAAATTTGGGGGTATCGTCATTGGcttatcatcaattgttaTATGAGTCACCGATTGAAAAGTTTGCTGGACGGGCAGTAATTAGAGCTTGTGGATTCCCTAGAATTATTAAACACAAAGATAGACAGAGGCTAGTTGAATTAATGATGGATACTAATAGTTTAAATGTACTTTTCCAATATTTGGGAGTTGTGACGTTAAAAAATGGAGGTCTTTCAAAGAAAAGTATAACAAGTCTCCAAAACTATGCAAATAGAGAACAGATTAATGAAACTGGAACTAAAAATGACGAAATAAAATTCAATGTATGTGCTAGCGTACAAAAAGCTGCATTGGCTAAAAGAGCAAAACATACAAAAATAGCTGATCAAActttaaattcaataatacGATCATATTCACAATTAAACCAAAAGAAACCAATTAATATTGAAGATTTCAAGTTGAATGAAAGACAGAAAATCCTATTAGGCTATTATATACGTAATGACTATACAGTAGGTACCAAGTTTGTTGGAATAAATCCTGTTTTTGATAAGGATACCAAGATTAAAATAGtcaaattattcaacaattcaGATATAAAATTGCCgataattgaaaataaaaccaaACCTATAGAAAGCCCTTATCAATTAACAACTCCAGTgattaataacaatttaatcaataGAATATTATTACTGGATACAGTATGGAGCAAACTTGGACGATCTATTCAAGATAATCAATATGTTGGCGGTATGAAATATTCtcattttatcaatttggcAATTTTAAAACATTTATCCAAACAATTTCGATCTCAACAAGACATTTTGAGAGAAATTTTGACTAGTGattcttttaaaatatatCTTCAAGATTATTTGGAAATcgataattttaataaattttttggatGTATGTCAGAAACTCAGAAATTACAATGGACGAATGATTTGAtgttaaaattgattaaaatgATTAAACAACTTGATCTTGTTTCATTAGAAAGTTTTTTCcaagaattcaaattacAAACACttaattattcatttgCTAATACCAAAGTATCGACCACGAAACTTGATCAATATTTGCAAAATGTTTCCACCAAAGAAACAGATAGAGAATTTGCTCAGGAATTAGGATTGAAATTTCTTAAATATTCATGTGCTAAAGAACATATGGATCGAGAAATggatcaatttatttttttaaatcaattgatttcaaaatcagtAACTAAATctcaattaataaaaattggGATAATCGTTCAAGGGAATAGtttagaagaaaatgagAGATTTAGTAAGATTTTGATAGATTCATTTGATATTACTGGAATCACTAAGAGAATATCTAAAAATATCCCGGATGAATTAACAAGAAAGTTCTTACGAAGACTTCCTCGAGCATCCTTAAATCCAAAACCGTTGAAAAATGTTTATGAATCTGACATTGATCCTAGTATGATCACACTaccaaaaattaatttttatcattCATCAAAAAGATTacatttgattaattattatatatttttagGGTTTATGAAAACAATCTATAATAAGGATCATTTtgcaaaattgaaatcattaaatgaaaGGATTTCCAAAAATGCTGAAATAGGAGGTGCATATTTTGGTTATTTAATGTTATATAAATTGGGGACAtgtaaatatattgatatttgtACTAGCAAAGTATTCAAAAGAGATGTTTGTTTGGTCACAGGACTTGAACAACCATTTGAAGGTCAATATGGTGAGGAATATCATTCATTAATGGAATATCGATGCCGTAATGAATATTTAGAACTTGTCACGTTTGCTCAAATGTTTAATCAATATGTTGGATTACTTTATTTTAATCATAAGGAGGAATTACACATGTATATAGAAAAAGTAGTGATACTGTTAAAGAAGATTGAATAG